A part of Aegilops tauschii subsp. strangulata cultivar AL8/78 chromosome 2, Aet v6.0, whole genome shotgun sequence genomic DNA contains:
- the LOC109760268 gene encoding uncharacterized protein ycf20, translating to MACAPNYIAIGFSNYGLYTGTRVLSPSYKNFPRKSSYKFLKVRALQGNDGRRRLIDIIRIIPELSRNYFKSGSRRALFGGIALLGGFYVAQTISLSFGALGVNDVIAAVVCVLLTEYVTKFYYSRPKVTFAVALLNNFKMGFTYGLFIDAFKLAS from the coding sequence ATGGCGTGTGCTCCAAATTATATTGCCATTGGCTTTTCCAACTATGGTTTATATACGGGGACAAGGGTACTCTCGCCGAGCTACAAGAACTTCCCACGGAAATCCTCCTACAAGTTTCTCAAGGTCCGTGCTCTGCAGGGAAATGATGGCCGTAGAAGGCTGATTGACATAATCCGGATCATCCCGGAGCTGTCAAGGAACTATTTCAAAAGCGGGTCCAGGAGAGCTCTTTTCGGCGGCATCGCACTGCTGGGTGGCTTTTATGTTGCGCAGACAATATCCCTGTCATTCGGTGCTTTGGGCGTGAACGATGTTATAGCAGCAGTTGTGTGTGTGCTCCTGACCGAGTACGTGACAAAGTTCTACTACAGCCGGCCCAAGGTTACCTTCGCCGTCGCGCTCCTCAACAATTTCAAGATGGGTTTCACATATGGCCTCTTCATTGATGCTTTCAAGCTTGCTAGCTGA